Sequence from the Colletotrichum higginsianum IMI 349063 chromosome 6, whole genome shotgun sequence genome:
CTCtcagcctccttcttggcgagTTCTGCGTCAGCAATACCCTTCCTACATCTAGAATTAGCATGTGGTTAGGCTGACAACACATGACATATTACTTACTTGCGGTCCGCATCGTCTGGTGTTTCATTTGTCAACTTCGGCATGAGCTTTGGGTTACGCAGTTGCTGAGTTCGGGAGGGACGAGACACGTAGGGCCGGGTTTGGGCCGGTTCCTTGCACTCGTATGAATAGTGACGTTCTGTGGGAGTCAGTACAACGTTTGCGATGAGATGGCTGTTCATGACTTATCTCTCTTGAGACACTTTTGGCACTGAACGTTTGCCGGCGTGGACTGGCGAgggccgccgcgtcctctGAAGGATTGCATGGCCGAGGAGTGCTGGCTGATTGATGAATTGATTGATCGATTGAGCAATGGGGTGTTTTCGGGTGATGGCTGGCGGACTCTTTGCTGTTGCAGCGTCCTGAACTACCAAGGGCGCGGTCTGCTTGAGGATTTGATCTGAGGTGTGGCAGGGAAATAAATGTACTTTGAACGGGTTACCGTCTCTCTTGCTAGCCGAGAGTCCGGGCCTCCAGTGTAACGATCTCGCTGTGGAAAATAACGTTTGGAAGACAAGCTCATCGATGTCCGTTTAGGTCGTTCGGCGCTGCTCTGCTCAGCGATGAGATTTGTATCAGAGGGCCGGCCAGGTAATTACACCAACGCTGGTGAGGCCAGTCGCTTATGTAAGACAACTAGACGCGACTGCTTCCCTGGGCTCGTCAAACAGTGACCAGCCCCCTTGGCCTGCGCTCCAGCCACACCCGTATTGGAATCTGCCGGGACTAAGCCACTTTCGGCTCAGGCTGTGGCCTTTTGTctctcgccaacgccaacctAACCTGCCGAGACGAGACCTGCTCAATACTACAGACCTCTACCTACTCGCCAGAATTTGTAACCACCACCCGATTCTTCAGCCCGACGTCCCGCACGACGTTGTGGAGGAGATGGCTGCCGTTTGACATCATCCTGTACCAACTTGAGACCGCCGCTGTCAGCTCGATTGGGAGTTGCCGGTATTTAAGCTTCTTGCTCCTCGACCACGGACGGCTCCGCGACCGAGGAAGAGAGATTAGAAGACAAGAGCAAACCTAACACCCCCGGGTTGAGGCATCGCAACACAATTTCGTTATTCCATTACTATCACCCTGCTTGCACGCATCCAGCGAGCCACTTTACCTACCTAGCGAACCAAGAAGTTGCCCAGGGTGAGTGAAGTGAGCCTGAGCCGACTAAGCATGCACCTGAGAGAACCGACAGGTTCTGTTCTTCAGTTCCCCCCATCTATTACTTTTCCCCAGCGCAATCCCAAAAACCCACACACCACACAGCAGCTCCGTCAATTCCCTCCCACCACTACATACATCGTCTGCACCGCACCACCCACACACCCAtccccctcttcccacaTCCGTGACAGACCATCCGCCTCGCAGGTCAGGTCGCCaaaaaaatcaaaatcaaAAACCACCGTCACCTCGCCTCATTTATTGCGCGCCCACCTGCTACCTCTAGCGATCAAAGCCCTGAGCCACAACCGCTAACGGACAACCACCCAAGCGCAGACCTGATCCAAGCATCCGAAGACGCCCATTTCTCATCTCTGACGAGGACCGGGACTATCGACAATCGACCATCCAGGAACAAACCAGCTACGATGACGAGCTTGTCCCGACGATGATCCACGGTATTTCTTTTTCGCTCTGCAGGCCCGCCTTGATCCATTTTGTTTCTTGATTTCGGATATCGTCCTTGATCCTCTTTTCGATCCCGGTTTTCAATTCGTCTCGTCGCGCGCTACCGGCTCTCTTGCGCGATTCATCCCGAGCAGACGACTTCCACCACCGTCCCACTACCCACGGCTGAAGCCAAGCCACCTCTGAACCTCTGGTTCGGCGATGGCTACTGCCCACATGTCATCCGACGTTCCTAAGCCCTCTTTCGCAAAGGTGCGCTCCACTTCTGAGCTGCCCCTCGTTTTTGAAAGCTCAGTTGTTGCTTCACGATACATGCTAACACGGCTTGCGTTTCTCCAGGTCGCTGCATCGGCATCAAAAGACAACCTACCTGTCACTACCGTGCGAAGAGTAACCGCGTCAGCTCAAAACCGCCCAGAGCAAGCCTCGTCCGCTGGCATCGCTCCTGTCCCTACACTCGTTGCAAACGGAGCCGACAGCCGCCCACCTCCGGCCATGGACTCCACGAAGCCTGCACCGACAGCCCCCAAGCGCGAGCCCGCCCTGCTCAAGAAGACCGATGCGACGGACCTTGTTGTAGATGGACTGAAGGATCTGAACATTGGACAACGAACACCAAGCCTTGTTGTGAACGGGACGGGATCTTCCTTCACTGAGCGATCAAAATCTGTGGCCAAGGATGGTTCAGACGATTCTCAGAAGGCTGATTCCAGCTCCGAGCTTGGTACTAAGCCCCCCAGTCTGGATGGAAAGAGTATCACATCGGGAACAACCTTCGCGTTGGATGAAAAGGAATCACTGCGACCAGATGATAGCGCCAGCGTGAAAGCCGCGGCCGCTGAAGACGATGACTCGTTTTCCTTCCGAGGGCCGAACCTACCCAGTTCCAGGATGGGCTCCGACATAGCTGCGCGTGCGAGGGGTATCATTCAACTTGGGGACATGCCGGATCGCCGCCTTGCCCAGCCCATCTCCGGGTCTCTGAGTCAAGGCATGATTACACCGCAGAGCGCCTCCTCCGACCAGCCACCGATGCCCCCTGCCAATGCTTTGTCGGCCACTCTGCCCGATTCGGCCAATCTCTTGAACACCATCTATGGACAAGCGCCAGACGAGAAACTGTTGGAGGCTATGGCCTCTCCGAAAGACAGGCTATTCTTGTTGCGACTCGAGGCTGAGTTGATCAAGTTTGTTCAGAATTCCAAGTGAGTCTACCCGAGAACGATCCACACGATACACATGACTGACGGGACCTGTCAGGGAGCCGTACATGGACTTCCCTCCATCCAATTCCTTCTGTAGAATGCTCACCCACAAGCTGGCCGATTATTACCGGATGACACATCAGTATGAAGCTCGTGTCGGATCTGTGCGCATATTCCGAACCCCGTACGCCAGGGTGCCCGAGTCGCTGGCTAGTATCGCTGCCCCGGAGACGAATGCTGAGACACCACCTCCGCCCGCGGTGCTGCCGCGAAAGATCATGCGACgcggagaggagggagaatTCGGTCCCAACAGCGCTTCTCCATCCAAGGCTACGTCCGAGACCGGCAGTGACTCCAAGGACAAGTCGGCTGCTGCCAACCAGAAGTATGTCCCTTAAGTCAATCTTTTGTGCTCCGCTGACTTGTATAGATTGTCGAGGGAACAGCGGGAAGAGGCGTACAAGCAAGCCCGGGAGAGGATCTTTGGCAACTCTGAAAAGACGGGAGAATCAACACCCGGTATGTCCCTTTCAACAAGCTCACCTGAACTATTGCTGATTGTGGTTCAAGACAATGAAGGTGAAAATGGAGTTTCACGCGCCAGCTCGGTCTCTGCCCGAGACAAGACCCAAAATGGCAAACGGGGCAAAATGGGCAAACAGAGACGGGATGATTCCGACAGCTTCGACTCGAGACATAACTACACTCCCTACTGGGGCCCGCAGCAACAGACGTGGATGCCGCAGCCCCAGTACGTCCCTGTATCCAACCAGTATGGTGCTCcagtgcagcagcagcctcagcagcagcagcctcagcAGTCGTACCCCAACCAGATTCAAGCACCTTACAATACGACGCCAACTCAAACCTTTGCTCCCATGATGCCCAATGCGGGTTACAATGCGTCGTATCCCAACATGCCGCCGGTAAGCCAATCACTCCAGGCTCGTTTGGAAATGGAACTGATTCGTCCTAGTACCCGTCACAGCAGGCGAACCAAGCACGGTTCCAGCCGCCTGCAAACCCCAGCAATTATGGGGGAGCTGGTTCGGTTCctccgcagcagcagcaaggcTGGCAGCAAGGGTttgggccggcgccggtgccaaTGACTCCTCCCTCTGCGGCCAATGCGACCGCCTACACTCCGCGAGGCATGTCCGCGCCGCCCGGACAAGGCACGGTCCCGTACATGTATGGGCAGCTGCCGGCCAATATTAACCCAAACGATCCCAAGAGTCAGCATCCTATCCCCGGTAGCTACAATCGGCATGCTTTCAACCCCAAGACGCAGTCGTTTGTCCCTGGTGGTGGCATGGCCCCGATGCAGCCGCCCCAACCACCGTTCAGCGCTCCTGGCTCTCACCATGGTAGTCCCCAGATTGGATCGCCTCATCTAGCATACGCCGGCTACCAACAGCCAGGACTGCCGGCGCCTTACGGCTACGGTATGGCCCGGCAAGGGTCAAACAGCTCGATTCCTTCATACCACCCTCCACCGCCTCAGCAGCCTCATCACCTTAACCCTTTGCCCCAAGCACCGGGCTCTCATATGCCTCAACATCCGCCGCAACACCTCCCGCAAAACCCCTCTCCCCATATTCCCAACAAACCCGTCATCCCCCAGGGCCCAGCTGGACATACGTTCAGCCACCTGCCGCACTACGGCAACCCTGCTACTTTGCCACAGAAACCGAACATGGGTGTTTAGGTGAGCATTTGACGTTGAGGGTCTATGGCAGAATGAACGGCGcatgggggggtggggggatgGTTCCTAAAGGCACTGCATATCGGCGTTCATACGGGGGCGGACAGGATGGCATCAGATCACGTGTAGGCTATTGCATGCTAGAACACTTACGTACCTTAATTGTCACTCAACTTTCTTGAAGAGGACAGGCGACATCATTCATGTCTGGATACTTGCATGAAAGCGTGAATAATCATCATTGCGACTGCCTAGCGCATTCTACCCTAGGCCGTCTAATtctgccactgccactgccaTAACGCCATGGTTTTATCAAGTGTGGGTTCCTCATGATGCCATGCTTGCTAACCTTGCGGCGGAAAATGCCTGCATCGCGCGTGCCGGCTTACTTGTCTCTTTCAACCTCCCTCTACCCTTTTTTTCCATTTTGGAGGGTACTTGTTCGAGAGATTCTCTCCTTTTCTCGTCTTTGTGTAACCTTGGCTCCACATGTGAGGAAATTCGTTTTCTAAACAGAGATGAGCTGTTTTACTCGGTGGGTTCCCTCGGCTCGCGAGGCTCGCGGGGCTCTCTGGGCTCCCCCCTCTGGCCACCGccgcgtccgccgccgcgtccgccACGCTTGCCGCCACGTCCACCACCGCCCCGCTgctcgcccttctcgccgccctcggtaGCCTTGCCCTCGCCATCCTTCTCGCCGGCAGTGAGGTTGGCAACAGCCAGCCGTTGCGACAGATCGATCTGGGTGCGGATGGTGTTGGCCAGGTAGGAGACCATGAGGACGTCCTGGATGTGGTTGTTGAAATCGTGTTCGATCTGCTCGGGGTCGACCTTGGGGGCGAGCGAGAGGGCGTTCATGAGATACTGGCCAAGGGCCTGGTTGGgctcctcatcctcatcgagGATGCCGTTGACCCAATCGCTGACGCGCTCGATAAGGTTGGCGCCGGACTCGATGGAGCGGGCGAGGCCCTCAATGTCGGAGACGACAGGGGCGGTGCGGTCCTCGGTGTCCTTGGCCATGGagatggcctcgagggcgctgcgctcggcgtcgccgtaCATGAGCTTGTGGGGCACCTGGATGAAGAGGCagctctcggcggcgcgctcggcgttgacggcgacaGGGGCAGAGATGTAGCATCGGGCCTCGATGTCGGAGGTCGGGTCGGTGCTGATGGTCAGGTGGACAGCGGGGTGGGGGAAAGTGCCGGTCTCCGGGGAGGCGAAGAAGTTCTGAATCAGGGCGGAGAAGGAGTTAAGCTcgtgggtggtggtgtacCAGCCGAGGAGGGACTCGCGCGGGTTGGCCTTGAGGGTGAGAGCCAGCATGTTCTTCTGGTAGTCGACGTCCACCTCGACCTGATCCTCGTTCTCGGTGTGAGGGATGGCGAAGCAGGAGCGCACTTCGACCTCGGTGCCATCTTCGGAGCGGACACCAACGAGGGCGCCGATAACGCGGGTTGATTGCGTATCGCGGATGTCTCTTCGCACGGCATGGtcgaggatggagaggatAGCCTGTcggggaggagagagagggagatgggTCAGCGACGAGCTGTCTCGGAGGGGTAGATGGACAGTGCATGTGTTATATATGTCAAGACTTAGGGGAGCTTTGAGACATGGGCTTCGGGGTGTATAGCCTAGGCCGTTGAGCGCACAGCAAGAGGTGTCGTACCTGGGGTTGGATGTTGACGGTGAGCGGGGCAATGTTGCCTGGGATGCCAATCGTGGCCGGCGCGATGGGCCGCGAGAGGTGGAGGAACTTCTCAGTTTCGGCGACAGCCATGCTGGGCAGGATTTTGGGGGGGAGTGTTCGGGTTGTCGTTGGACTGTTTCGGAGGAACCTGCGGGCAAGAGAGGGTTGAGAAGTTGTTCtcgagagagggaggggaggggggggtgaggTCGGGTTGGATGCGCGGGCCAAAATTTGGGAAGTGGGTTTTCGGTTTCTAGGTAACCCAACAGGCGTTCCCTTTTCTCGCGATGATTCGCTTCAAAAAATTGCGTCGAACTCTGCACCCGTACCCTCCTTTCGCTTTCCCGGGTGGGTGAGAGCGGATTTTGCGATTTGTGGTTGGCCCCGACTGGGTTGTGCGCGCTAAGATAAGACCAGATAACGGGTTTCTGTGGCGGGGATGTCCCGCTGTGGCTGGTGGCTAGCGTGGGATTTTCTGCAAGGCTAAGTTAGGTAAGGACCGACGACTTACagctttttttcttttcttcggCGACGAGATAAATGAATGAGTTTTTTCAAGTGACTTCACACTTCCCAATTTTGTTTTTTTAATTTTTCTCCAGCCGTGACCCGAAACCTTGTATTGGTATCTGTCAGCCAAGCATCATGGGTCCAAGAGGTAGAGGTCGTGCAGGAtttcgaggaggaggaggtggagggagaggcggcgccagagggcgtggcggcggaggaggaggaggaagaggaagaggtaGAGGAGGAAGCAGAGGCGGAAGCAGAGGAGGCAGACCATTTGGTCGCGCATCCCGGTTTGACTCTGCACGtgtggaggagaaggagtaTGAGGCCAATCTGTCCCTGATGCATTAAAGTGCTTTTTGGAAAAGCTAACAACAACTCCAGGTCATCAGATGAGGATGAGTCTGGACAGGATGAGATGGACTCTGAAATTGAGGAGGACTCTGACGTTTCCATGtctgaggacgaggaagaaaacccccaaaacacGCGTCCGTATCTTGCACTTCTTCAGGGGTTTACAGAATCTTCGGAACCAAGCGCCAAGAGACGGAAACTTGAAAGTGGCAAGCCTGAAAGCAGTGCCCAGGCGGCATCTGAGTCCGAATctgacgaggaagaagaggatgagacGGAAGGAAGGGACGTCGACAGAGTTGAGGAAGCAGAGGATCCGGCGGCCGATTtggccgaggaagatgagcaaagcgacgacgaggatgacgttGACGCCTCAGATCCGTTCGATAACCACTTTACGACACCTGACGAAGACCTGACGGCGAAGAGAGTCAAGGCAATCCAAAAGAAGGAATGGACTTTCAAGCGCGCCATGTCAAAGGTCTCGAAAGCGGTTGTGACGTACCCGCAGGTGGAAGATTCAGACGCACCAGCGATCCCTTCGTCGATATCCAACCTGGACGGTCTCAAGCTGAAGCAAAAGCTGAGAGAAACAGCCTCCAGAAAGATGACCACACTCAATCCTCTGCAGCAGGCCATCGCTCCTACGATTTTCAACTACAACGACGTTCTGTATGATAACCGAAACACTCAAAATTCTGAAGGGTTACGACAACTTGTGTGCTTGCATGCCGTCAACCACGTCTTTAAGTAAGGATTTTCGCACCACTCACTATCCTTTGGGGCCGCCGTCACTCACACTTTCGCAGGACCCGGGACAGAGTCATCAAAAACAACTACAGGCTCGCGAAGGAGGAAAACTCGGACCTCGAGCTCAGAGACCAGGGATTCACGCGTCCCAAGATCCTCTTCATCCTGCCGACAAGGCAGTCCTGCCTGAACATTGTCAACACGATCGAGGAGCTGTGCGCGCCGGACCAACGCGAGAACCGCAAACGCTTCGAGGAGGCGTACACCGATGACGACGTCAAGttcggcgacgacaagcccGCCGACTTCCGTGAGCTCTTCGagggcaacgacgacgacatgttCCGCATCGGCATGAAGTTCACGCGCAAGACGGTGAAGTACTTCGCGCAGTTCTACAACTCGGATatcctcctcgccagccCGCTGGGTCTCCGCATGGCCAtaggcgccgaggaggacaagaagaagatggactACGACTTCCTCAGCTCCATTgagatggtcgtcgtcgaccaggccGACGCGCAGCTTATGCAGAACTGGGAGCACGTCGAGTACATCTTCGAGCACATGAACCTCCAGCCCAAGGACGCCCACGGTTGCGACTTCAGCCGCGTCCGCAGCTGGTATCTCGAGGACTGGGCAAAGTACTTCCGCCAGACCATCGTGCTGTCGGCCTTCAATACGCCCGAGATCACCGAGCTCTTCCGCACGCAGTGCTACAACTGGGCCGGCAAAATCCGTTTCCAGGCCGACTACGCCGGCGTTCTCACGCAGCTGGGTCTCAAGGCCCGCCAGACCTTTTCCCGGTTCGAGTGCCGGTCCATCGACAAGGAGCCTGACGCTCGCTTTGACTActtcatctcggccatccTGCCCTCGCTTATCAAGCGGGCCAAGGACTCGGCCGGCACCCTCATCTTCATCCCCTCGTATCTCGACTTCGTCCGCGTGCGCAACTACTTCTCCACGAACCCGGCTGTCGCCGCGCTCTCCTTCGGTACCATCTCCGAGTACGCCGATGTGCCTGAGGCTTCACGCGCGCGCTCTCACTTCCTCACCGGCCGGCACAAGGTACTCTTGTACACGGAGCGCGCCCACCACTTCCGCCGCTACCAGCTGCGCGGCGTCCAGCGCGTCATCATGTACAGCCTGCCGGACAACCCCATCTTCTACCGCGAGATCGCGGGGGGCTACCTCACCCACAGCGAGCAGGATCTCAAGTTGGAGCCAGGCCAGGGCACTGTACGCTCCGTCTTCTCAAAGTACGACGTCATGAAGCTGGAGCGCATCGTCGGTACGCAACGCGTGGGCAAGATGATCCAGGAGAAGGGCGACACATTTGACTTCGTGTGAGAGAGGAATAAACaagcgggggggggagagggaaaggatGATGAGTGTATGCGGTTCTGCCCGGTTATGGCAGACGTAAAAAAAAAGTTTTTGTCCCTTGGAGCTTCCCGTAGTTATACATGTATACCCTACACGACCGTAAACTATAGACTGGCCAGGTATTTCCCCATCTGATGATACATCGTTCTCTTGTTTTTTTATCAGTTACAGACTCTGAACCACCTCGTCTCattcctctctctcgtcttccaCACCTTTACCCTAGTTTCTCACTCGGGACCCTCCGCTTCCCCGGGCGCGATATTCACGCcgcggcctccttctcgacggccttcttgcccttcttgccctcgcGCCTGGTCTTGAGGCCCCGGAAGCTGGCGACCATGTCGTCAAAGGCcgtcttgccgtccttgcgGTACCTTGTGACCTTGGCGACGTTCTTCATGGTCAGCTCCGTGTGCCTCTTGCCCGAGTCCTtgtcgaaggcgacggccttggccgtCATCATGAAGCGGGCGTCGCGGGGCCCAtcgacaagctcgagaaTCGCTGAGGGCGCCTGGTCGTAGGTGTTGCGGGGCTCGGTGCGCAGCACGCGCGTGTAGCCGCCGGGGCGCTCGGTATAGCGCTGGCGGAGCTCGCCGAAGAGCTTGGGGAGGAGATCGTGGGGGGTCTGTAGGGGGGGATGTCACGTCGCGTCAGCTTCCTCTCATGGTTCTGTAAGAATAAGCGAGACGAGGCAAGGCGCCGCATGTATGGCCAGTCGAGGCCAgtgcagccgccgccgccgtcgccattggggtgggtGGACTGACGTAGAGAATAGCCTGGGCCTTCCGCCTCGTCTCCTCATTGTCCCGCTTCGCGTAGGTGATGAGCTTTTCGGCGAGGCGCTGGGCCTCCTTTGCCTTGGCGTAGGTGGTCTGGATATGCTCGTGGGCGACGAGAGACgtgacgaggccgcggaggAGGGCCTGTCGCGCCGACGAGTTACGGCTCAAATGCCTGTACTTGACGAGACCGCCCGCCATATTGTTGTGTTGTATGCGTCTTGGATCGGGCTCGGCTGGGTGATCGGCTGGACCGTTCAATTGAAATGCTCGGAAGAAGCGAGGGGTTTCGTGCGGCTCGGTGTCGAAACTCTCTGGTCGAGTGCGTCGTTGACAGGCGGACCGGTGGTTCGGAGGGCGCTATCGAATCGATGCGATATAGCCTTTCTGATGTCTCTCACTCCCAAATTTTTGGCGTTCGGCCGGACGGCGCATCCCCGGGATTGAGCACGGGGTGGGATGCTTCAGAGGCTGCTGGTTGGCTTGCCAGGGGCACCGGTGCGGGTCGTCCTCCCAGGTACCTTGGTCCCTCAGGTGCTTGCTTTAAGGTCTGGAGGTACCTTACCCCTGCCGCGGCTCGCCGAAACCCACCCGGAGAGGCTGAACGCCGCTTGCGCTCTCTCGCAAAGCCGATTAATTAACGTCATTCCCACCGAAGCTGGCCGTCCCGCTTCTCGGAAGCATCCAAGAGCGACAACGCCCAATTCGATCTCACGACGGACCTATTCCCCGAATCGAGCCATGTTACCTTGAGCCAACACAAGCGAACCACGGAGAGGAAGTCACACCataaaacaaaaaaagagaaagtaTAAGAAAAAACACGGCTCAGTTGCGTACAATCGCTTTGTGATCAGATCGAACCGAACGAGCGCCATCATGGGTTTCACCACTGGATTCGTACGTTGGCCGGCCAttaccccccctcccactccccccctctctcccactccTCCTCTCTCAATTGGAAACACCACGTAACTAACTCCCCCGTCTCACACAGACCGGCGGCGTGACCGTGaccctcggcgtcgcctACCTGACGGTCCTCGCCCACCAGCGCAACCGCGAAACGCAATCCCACATCCTCCGCTCGCAGACCCAcgtcctctcctccctccttgAGCCCCAGGTCCGCATCCCCCCGCCCCTGACGCGCTCCGAGCAGGCCGTCAAGGACCGCGAGACCATCGTCACCACCGCCAAGGACCGCTGGAACCGCGAAGTCCAGAACGCCGTCCGGTGGGCGCAGCGGACAGACTGGACCGAGGTGCGCGAGGGGCTCGAGAGCGGCGCCGCCAGGCTCTggggcggcgccatcgacaaggccggcgaggcgggacaggccgtcggggacaaGGCCGCGCCGCTGGCGAGGGACGCGTCCGCGAAgggcgccgccttcgccgaggaCACGGCCGACGGCGCGAGGAAGGAGGCGCGCAGCGCGTGGGAGCGTGCGAGGGAAAAGAGCCTTGCCGctgaggaggcggcgcgcgccagggccgtcgaggccaagaagtttgtcgacgacaaggccgtcgaggtcaaggccgccgtGGGCGAGGCTGTCGAGAAGGGCAGGCAGCAGGGCGAGGCGGTGCTCGTGGCGGCGCAGCAGGCGGTGGGCGTGGCCGAGGACAAGATCAGCGTCAAGGCGGACGGCAAGGTGCTCcccgcggcgtcgccggtgcAGAGGGCGCTGCACCAGCGGTACGAGAAGCCGAGCGGGCTGACCAAGTCGGTTAAGGAGGCGCTCGCCGAGCGGTACCAGCGGGTCGACGAGAGGGACAACACGCAGCTCAGGGGTATCTGAGAGTGACCTGTCGGATGCAACAACGAAGAGTCAAATGTCTCCCCGTGAGAAGATGATGGGAAGCACGGGAGGATCGGTAGAGGGTGTGATGGAGGGCGCCTGtactaccaccaccaaacCACAAACCTAGAACGCGAAGTAAAACAAAGCAAAAATAGCAAGCCTTTTCCTTCTGCCGTGGACGAATGGGTGTTTTCCCAAGCCGCGATGTTTTCAGGAGATGCCGTGTGTGTCTGTCGAATGCCGTGTAGTGAAACgcaggggaaggggggggggccgtTCAATCCGAATTGGCATTTCCCCTCGCTGTCCTGTCACTCAGGAGTTTGCGGAACAGCGAGTGAGGTACACCAATGTGATGTATGGGTGACACCATGGGCAATTGTTTCGCTCTTTGGGACACCAAACCAATAGCCGCATTATCCTGCCGTCTCCCAATGCGTACCGCCGTTAAGCAAGAACCGAACTTTCATCGCAGTCTAGCCGCACCCCAAAGACCTAGCTGGTCCTCGAAGGCCTCGAAGCAGCGACACGATGGCCGCCACctcaccagcagcagcagcagcagcagcatccaGAAACGCCGAAGCCCGTCCGCGGACGACGCCCTACCGCTGTGTGCTCCGCCTCCGCGACCGCCTCGAGCTCTTCCTGGAGCGctacgtcgacggcgaccccACCGCGCCGGCGGAGTTTGGCATATACAAGACCGACCGGGACAGGCGATgggccgagaaggacgcggggaggaagatgagCAAGGCCCCGGCCGCTGCCATGGCAATATCAATCATCAACGGCCCAGCGGACGAGACTCCGGTCGGGGGTCCTATTACGGCTCATCCCGGGGCGGACGCTGCTGATCATTCCGATGACGCGGGAGGACAGAACATTACCAGGGCCAGGGGcagggaaaggggaaagggcaagggcaacgAGACGGCAGTTCGCCCggcagacggcggcgccgagacgGAACGACCTCCGAGGGCTGCGGGGGGCTCGGCCGCTGGACGACAGGTCGGTGCCCCGCGGCCACGGAAGATGTTGAGATCGAGCACTC
This genomic interval carries:
- a CDS encoding R3H domain-containing protein, with translation MATAHMSSDVPKPSFAKVRSTSELPLVFESSVVASRYMLTRLAFLQVAASASKDNLPVTTVRRVTASAQNRPEQASSAGIAPVPTLVANGADSRPPPAMDSTKPAPTAPKREPALLKKTDATDLVVDGLKDLNIGQRTPSLVVNGTGSSFTERSKSVAKDGSDDSQKADSSSELGTKPPSLDGKSITSGTTFALDEKESLRPDDSASVKAAAAEDDDSFSFRGPNLPSSRMGSDIAARARGIIQLGDMPDRRLAQPISGSLSQGMITPQSASSDQPPMPPANALSATLPDSANLLNTIYGQAPDEKLLEAMASPKDRLFLLRLEAELIKFVQNSKEPYMDFPPSNSFCRMLTHKLADYYRMTHQYEARVGSVRIFRTPYARVPESLASIAAPETNAETPPPPAVLPRKIMRRGEEGEFGPNSASPSKATSETGSDSKDKSAAANQKLSREQREEAYKQARERIFGNSEKTGESTPDNEGENGVSRASSVSARDKTQNGKRGKMGKQRRDDSDSFDSRHNYTPYWGPQQQTWMPQPQYVPVSNQYGAPVQQQPQQQQPQQSYPNQIQAPYNTTPTQTFAPMMPNAGYNASYPNMPPYPSQQANQARFQPPANPSNYGGAGSVPPQQQQGWQQGFGPAPVPMTPPSAANATAYTPRGMSAPPGQGTVPYMYGQLPANINPNDPKSQHPIPGSYNRHAFNPKTQSFVPGGGMAPMQPPQPPFSAPGSHHGSPQIGSPHLAYAGYQQPGLPAPYGYGMARQGSNSSIPSYHPPPPQQPHHLNPLPQAPGSHMPQHPPQHLPQNPSPHIPNKPVIPQGPAGHTFSHLPHYGNPATLPQKPNMGV
- a CDS encoding Ribosomal protein L17, producing MAGGLVKYRHLSRNSSARQALLRGLVTSLVAHEHIQTTYAKAKEAQRLAEKLITYAKRDNEETRRKAQAILYTPHDLLPKLFGELRQRYTERPGGYTRVLRTEPRNTYDQAPSAILELVDGPRDARFMMTAKAVAFDKDSGKRHTELTMKNVAKVTRYRKDGKTAFDDMVASFRGLKTRREGKKGKKAVEKEAAA
- a CDS encoding U3 small nucleolar RNA-associated protein 25 translates to MGPRGRGRAGFRGGGGGGRGGARGRGGGGGGGRGRGRGGSRGGSRGGRPFGRASRFDSARVEEKESSDEDESGQDEMDSEIEEDSDVSMSEDEEENPQNTRPYLALLQGFTESSEPSAKRRKLESGKPESSAQAASESESDEEEEDETEGRDVDRVEEAEDPAADLAEEDEQSDDEDDVDASDPFDNHFTTPDEDLTAKRVKAIQKKEWTFKRAMSKVSKAVVTYPQVEDSDAPAIPSSISNLDGLKLKQKLRETASRKMTTLNPLQQAIAPTIFNYNDVLYDNRNTQNSEGLRQLVCLHAVNHVFKTRDRVIKNNYRLAKEENSDLELRDQGFTRPKILFILPTRQSCLNIVNTIEELCAPDQRENRKRFEEAYTDDDVKFGDDKPADFRELFEGNDDDMFRIGMKFTRKTVKYFAQFYNSDILLASPLGLRMAIGAEEDKKKMDYDFLSSIEMVVVDQADAQLMQNWEHVEYIFEHMNLQPKDAHGCDFSRVRSWYLEDWAKYFRQTIVLSAFNTPEITELFRTQCYNWAGKIRFQADYAGVLTQLGLKARQTFSRFECRSIDKEPDARFDYFISAILPSLIKRAKDSAGTLIFIPSYLDFVRVRNYFSTNPAVAALSFGTISEYADVPEASRARSHFLTGRHKVLLYTERAHHFRRYQLRGVQRVIMYSLPDNPIFYREIAGGYLTHSEQDLKLEPGQGTVRSVFSKYDVMKLERIVGTQRVGKMIQEKGDTFDFV
- a CDS encoding Eukaryotic translation initiation factor 3 subunit F, translated to MAVAETEKFLHLSRPIAPATIGIPGNIAPLTVNIQPQAILSILDHAVRRDIRDTQSTRVIGALVGVRSEDGTEVEVRSCFAIPHTENEDQVEVDVDYQKNMLALTLKANPRESLLGWYTTTHELNSFSALIQNFFASPETGTFPHPAVHLTISTDPTSDIEARCYISAPVAVNAERAAESCLFIQVPHKLMYGDAERSALEAISMAKDTEDRTAPVVSDIEGLARSIESGANLIERVSDWVNGILDEDEEPNQALGQYLMNALSLAPKVDPEQIEHDFNNHIQDVLMVSYLANTIRTQIDLSQRLAVANLTAGEKDGEGKATEGGEKGEQRGGGGRGGKRGGRGGGRGGGQRGEPREPREPREPREPTE